The Streptomyces lienomycini sequence CTGCTCGCCGACGACCACCCCGTGGTCCGCGCGGGGCTGCGCGCGGTGCTGGAGACCGAGGAGGGCATCACCGTGGCCGCCGAGGCCGCGACCGCCGAGGAGGCCGTCGAGCGTGCGGTGCGCGGCGACATCGACGTCGTCCTGATGGACCTGCAGTTCGGCCGGGGCATGAACGGCGCCCAGGCCACGGCCGCGATCACCGCACGGCCGGGTGCGCCGCGCGTGCTGATCGTCACGACGTACGACACCGACGCCGACACGCTGCCCGCGATCGAGGCGGGTGCCACCGGCTACCTCCTCAAGGACGCCCCGCCCGAGGACCTGGCCGCCGCCGTGCGCACCGCCGCGGCGGGCCGGACCGCCCTCGCGCCGACGGTCGCGG is a genomic window containing:
- a CDS encoding response regulator, with protein sequence MTESDPTPIRLLLADDHPVVRAGLRAVLETEEGITVAAEAATAEEAVERAVRGDIDVVLMDLQFGRGMNGAQATAAITARPGAPRVLIVTTYDTDADTLPAIEAGATGYLLKDAPPEDLAAAVRTAAAGRTALAPTVADRLMTRLREPRTSLTRRETEVLALVAEGLSNQHIGERLHLTEGTVKSHLARVYAKLDVDSRTAAVATATALGLIRR